One genomic segment of Coffea arabica cultivar ET-39 chromosome 6e, Coffea Arabica ET-39 HiFi, whole genome shotgun sequence includes these proteins:
- the LOC113695270 gene encoding calcium-dependent protein kinase 8-like — protein sequence MGNCCAVPQTSEDGQVKKKGKNKPNPFAEYGGNYAAVGNGGHKSYVLDDPTGHEIEQRYELGKELGRGEFGITYLATDKSTGEVFACKSISKKKLRTRVDIEDVRREVEIMKHLPRHPNIVSLKDTYEDDNAVHLVMELCEGGELFDRIVARGHYTERAAATVTRTIVEVIQVCHKHGVMHRDLKPENFLFGNKKENAPLKAIDFGLSVIFKPGETFNEIVGSPYYMAPEVLKRNYGPEVDVWSAGVILYILLCGVPPFWAETEQGVAQAIIRSVVDFKRDPWPKVSDSAKDLVKKMLNPDPKQRLSAQEVLDHPWVQNAKKAPNVSLGETVRARLKQFSVMNKLKKRALRVIAEHLSVEEVAGIKEGFQVMDTGNKGKIDINELRAGLVKLGHQMPEADLQILMEAGDVDKDGYLDYGEFVAISVHLKKMGNDDDHLKKAFDFFDRDQSGYIEIDELRSALADADEVDANSEEVIKAIIQDVDTDKDGRISYEEFATMMTAGTDWRKASRQYSRERYNNLSLKLMKDGSIEVTM from the exons ATGGGGAATTGTTGTGCAGTACCGCAAACATCTGAAGATGGACAAgtgaagaaaaaggggaaaaataagCCAAATCCTTTTGCTGAGTATGGTGGGAACTATGCAGCTGTTGGTAATGGTGGACACAAGTCCTATGTATTGGATGATCCAACAGGGCACGAAATTGAGCAGAGGTATGAACTGGGGAAAGAGCTCGGCCGGGGCGAATTTGGGATTACTTATTTGGCTACTGACAAATCAACTGGAGAAGTTTTTGCCTGTAAATCCATATCAAAGAAGAAGCTCAGGACAAGAGTAGATATTGAGGATGTCAGAAGAGAAGTTGAGATCATGAAGCATTTGCCTAGACATCCCAATATTGTGAGCTTGAAGGATACTTACGAGGATGATAACGCAGTCCACCTGGTTATGGAGTTGTGTGAAGGTGGTGAATTGTTTGATCGGATTGTTGCCAGGGGGCACTATACTGAGAGGGCTGCTGCAACTGTAACTCGCACTATTGTTGAAGTTATTCAG GTGTGCCATAAACATGGAGTCATGCATCGTGATCTTAAGCCTGAAAATTTCTTGTTTGggaataagaaagaaaatgcgCCATTGAAGGCTATTGATTTTGGGCTTTCTGTGATCTTTAAGCCTG GTGAGACGTTTAATGAGATTGTAGGAAGTCCTTATTACATGGCTCCTGAGGTGCTGAAAAGAAATTACGGACCAGAAGTGGATGTCTGGAGTGCTGGTGTAATTCTCTACATCTTACTCTGTGGTGTTCCACCTTTTTGGGCAG AAACTGAACAAGGAGTTGCACAAGCAATCATTAGATCTGTCGTGGATTTTAAAAGGGACCCATGGCCGAAGGTATCTGATAGTGCAAAAGACCTTGTCAAGAAAATGCTCAATCCTGACCCGAAGCAGCGGCTGTCTGCTCAGGAAGTGCTTG ATCATCCTTGGGTACAAAATGCAAAGAAGGCTCCTAATGTTTCTCTTGGTGAAACTGTCAGAGCAAGGCTCAAGCAATTTTCTGTAATGAACAAATTGAAGAAAAGAGCTTTAAGG GTGATTGCGGAGCATTTGTCTGTGGAGGAAGTTGCTGGAATAAAGGAGGGATTCCAGGTAATGGATACAGGTAACAAAGGGAAGATTGATATTAACGAGTTGAGAGCTGGATTGGTCAAGCTTGGACATCAGATGCCTGAAGCAGATCTTCAAATTCTTATGGAAGCT GGTGATGTAGATAAAGATGGATATCTCGACTATGGGGAGTTTGTAGCGATCTCTGTCCACCTAAAAAAGATGGGCAATGATGATGACCACCTTAAAAAAGCCTTTGATTTCTTTGATAGAGATCAAAGTGGTTATATAGAAATAGATGAGCTAAGATCTGCCTTAGCTGATGCTGATGAAGTTGATGCCAATAGTGAAGAAGTAATTAAAGCCATTATTCAGGATGTAGACACTGACAAG GACGGACGGATAAGTTACGAGGAGTTCGCAACAATGATGACGGCAGGCACAGATTGGAGAAAGGCATCAAGACAATATTCAAGAGAACGATACAACAACCTCAGCTTGAAATTGATGAAGGATGGCTCAATAGAGGTGACAATGTGA